TGGTCTAGTGGTTCTTCACCACTCTCATCAATTACAAATCGTTCTCCAACTTCTATTGTAAAATGATCACCAATTTCATATTTTCCACCACTATTTGTTACGAGATCTTTAGAAATAACGACTTCATTATCTGCTTTCGGAAATCTTCCAGCAAGTAATTGAAACGGAAATTGGTTATATGCCTGCTCATTGTATTCTTTTACAAATAAATAAGGCTTACTCCTGTTTTGTTCTCCTTCTAAAAGAGCAGCCCCAACATCATTAGCAAGTGACATTGCCTTTATATTTTCATCCTGTTTAATACTTTCAATCTGATCTTTATTAACATCATTGTAGACAACATGCCACTCCCCAGTTTGTTCCATCGCATTTTCTTGCAGGGCACTTATAAATGATGTCGTAAGCGTCGCTGCAGCCGTCACCATTGCAACAGAAATAACGATCCCAATAATGGTTACGATCGTACGCTTTTTATTTTTCTTCAAATGCCTGAGGGTTAGTTTGTTAATAATATTCATGGACGAATTACCTCGTTTTTGACAACTCTTCCATCTTCAATAGATATAATTCGATCTGCTTGCAAAGCAATTTTTTCATCATGTGTAATGACGATCAATGTTTGGTTATATTTTTTATTAAACAATTTTAATAAATTTATTACTTCATTGCTGTTCTTGCTATCCAAGTTACCTGTCGGCTCATCCGCCAACATAATGCTTGGATTACTAATTAATGCTCTTCCGATCGATATTCGTTGCTGTTGTCCACCTGAAAGTTGATTAGGTAAATAACCTAAGCGGTTATTTAGTCCTATCGTCGTAACTATCTCATAAAGTAGCTTGTTATCTACTTTATGTCCATCAAGTAATAATGGCAACGTAATATTTTCTTCAACGGTTAATATCGGTATTAAATTGTAAAATTGATAAATTAAGCCTATTTGTCTTCGTCGAAAAACAGCTAATTGAGTCTCGTTTAGCTGGTAAATATCGGTGTTATCGACTAGTACTTTCCCGCTTGAAGGTCTGTCGACACCTCCAAGCATATGGAGCAGTGTTGACTTCCCAGATCCAGACGGTCCAATAATTGCAACAAATTCACCTTTATTAATTGAAAAAGAAACATGGTCAAGTGCTTTAACTGCCGTGTCACCTTTACCGTATATTTTAGACAGATTATCTATTTTTAAAATTTCCAATGGTAGAACCTCCAAGAAGTCGACGTACTTTTAATATAACTGTCTAAAATGACTATGCAATGACTCTAAAATGACAATTTAGTCACCTACTGATATTATATAACTTGTTTATAAAACTTAATCAGAAAGCGTGTCCCTTCTCCTACTTTACTCTGAACTTCGATATCACCGTTTTGACTAGTAATTATACTGTAAGCTATGGCTAGACCAATACCTATACTATCGGTATTCGCATTTTTTCCTTTATAAAACCGTTTAAAAATATAAGGTATATCTTCCTTTGGAATCCCTTTACCATTGTCAGCAATGATAAGTTCAGTAAACAGCGTATTTTCTGAAAAAGAAATGGTGATTGCACCACCGTCAGGAGTGTGTTCCACACAATTTTTTAATATATTTATAATTGCTTCGGCTGTCCAGTTAAGATCACCAATAAAAGAGGTTGTACCTTCACCATTAATTGATAATTGTTGTTCTTTAATATCCACCGGAATCAAAACAGGATCTAATGATTTTTGGATTAGCTTTTTCACGTTTATTCTATCTTTTTTGAATTGAACCGTCCCTGCATCGATTTTAGATATCTTTAATAATGAGGAAACAAGCCATTCAATACGCTCAATTTGAATACGTAGATTATGAGTGAATTCATTTCTTTTTGCTGTTGGTAGCTCATTATCACTTAACAAATCTGTCATTACCATCATTGAGGTGAGTGGGGTTTTAAGCTGGTGGGAAATATCTGAAATTGCATCAGTTAGCTTGCTTTTATCTTGTTGCAATAGAGATTTATGCTCCGATAGCATCGATGTTACCTTATAAATATTGTTCTTTAGTATACTTAACTCACCTTCTTCATTATCACGGACGTCAAGAGTGTAATCACCTGAGCTAATTCGGCGTAAATAATGAGAGAGCGTTTCTATTTCTTGGTATCTCCTGCGTGTAAAAATGAGGTTGCTAGCAACTAACAATACTGAACATATGAAAATAAGTACCATTGCACGAATTGATAACAAAGCTGCAAGGGTCGTTGCACAAAGACTAATCAAACACATGATAAATAAAAACAATTGTATCTCTTTATGACGTAACAAACTACTCACCAACCCTATACCCTAACCCACGAATAGTTTTAATAATCGTCGGTTTTTGGGGATGATCCTCTAGCTTTTCACGTAGCCTCTTAATATAAACGGTTAGAGTGTTATCATTTACAAAATCCCCAGCAACATCCCAAATCTGTTCCAATAGCTGATTTCTTGAAAGAACTTGACCGATATGGTTAGCGAAGATAAGTAAGAGACGATATTCTAAAGCTGTCAAGGCAATTTCCACCCCATTTTTATACACTTTTCCCTCATTTGTATTAATTTGAACCTTTTCTATTGTAATGACAGATTTTGTCTGTGTCTGCTTTTCGTATCTTCGTAAAACTGATCTGATCCTTGAAAGAAGCTCACGAATACGAAATGGCTTAGTTATATAATCATCTGCCCCCATATCTAGACCCATTACTACATTAACTTCATCATCAACCGCAGTTAAAAAGATCACAGGAACATCAGCTTGTTTTTTTACGATACGGCATAAATCATACCCGCTGCCATCAGGCAGAGATAAATCAAACAAACATAACGCTAATTCGTCTAATTGATTTGTGACCACCTTTTTCGCACATGCAACATCATGACAAAGAATTGTAGCATAGTTTTCTTCTTGCAAAGAATATTCAAGTCCTGAGGCAATTGTTTTATCATCTTCTACAATCAATATTTTCATCTCATATTCATCCCATCTTTGTATTTCTTACACCTAATTAAGTTCTAACCGTGGATTAAATAACCTAAACTTATTTTAGTTTTTAAAGATATACCTTATGTAAACGAACTCGCCGTTGTAGTAGATTATGGATTTTAGCGAATTAATTGTTGTTTTCAGAATCAAGTAGTAGAAACGTACACAACTAAGGACCGTAGCATTTTCTCATTAAAGAACGACGTTAAATGTATTAACCCCCTTTTACTATGCTAATTTGGTGACCATATTAACATAGTTTCCGAAAAAAGCCGTATATATATCCATCACACCAAATTAGCTTACTAAGGATTATTAAACTATAGTTCGCCAAACCAGTAGTTTAAACAAACTACATATCTCTGCTATAACTATGTGCTATTTTTTTATACGAGGCTTTGTAGCATTTGATTGTTGTTTTTGGAGCTGAAAATAACGATCTTGAAAACAATGGAATCTATCTTACACACCTGGTCTCGCTACTGTGCTTCCATAACAAAATAACCACCTGCTAAGTAGGCGGTTATTTTTGTTATTTTTATTAATATCGGCGGCTATGATCATGAGGAGTAAACCATTCAACTTACCTCTCAAAGCTTCTTCTAGTTGAAACATTATCCTTCCAAATCACTCGCAGGGCCGAAGAATTCATAATGAATTTTATCCTGTGGTACACCTATTTCTTTTAGTAACTGATACACTGTTTTCATAAATGGAAGAGGACCACAGAAATAAAAATCAGCGTTTGTGTTATGAACTATTTGTTGTAACCAATCTAGTGTAATGAAACCTTCATGATCAAAGGCATTATTAGTTATATCATCTACCGTTGGAGCATTGTAGCTATAATACGCTGAAATATGTTCATTTTTTGTCGTAACAGCACTTACCTCATCTTTCATCGCATGAACATTTCCGTTAATAGCTGCATGGATAAAAGTAACTTTACGTTCAGGTTGAGTATCCGCGATCGTATTAAGCATACTTACCATTGGTGTAATTCCTACCCCTCCACTTAATAAGACAACATCACTTTGTTGGTCAGTATTAAGTACGAAATCACCAGCTGGGGCACTAAGACTTAATATATCTCCTTCTTGTACGACATCATGAAGATAATTAGAAATTTTACCGTCAGGAATGTCGCCCTGCCCAGTTTCTCTTTTAACACTTATACGGTAATACCCTTTATTTGGAGCATCTGATAAACTATACTGGCGAATATGAGTGTATTCTTCACCTTCAATACTACATTTTACGCTAATGTATTGACCTGGTATAAAACTAGAAATAGCTTGTTTATCTTCTGGTTTTAAATAGAAAGATGTGATAACATCACTTTCCTTAACTTTTCTATCTACAATAAACTTCCTAAAATCTTTCCAACCACCATGGCTTTGTTCAGCTTCTTGATACATATCTGCTTCAACTGAAATAAACGCATCTGCAATCACACCGTATGCTGTTTCCCATGCATTCATTATTTCGTCAGTCGCAGCATCACCTAACACATCTTTAATAGCTAATAACAAATGCTTTCCTACAATCGGATATTGTTCCGCTGTAATTCCTAAACTTCGATGTTTATGGCCAATTTGCTTCACCACAGGAATAATGGCTTCTAAATTATCAATATATTTTGCCGCATTATATACTGCACTAGCTAATGCTTTTTGTTGTCTACCTTGTTTTTGGTTAGCGTGATTAAAAATATTCAATAATTCAGGATGATTGCCAAACATTAATTCATAAAATCTAGTTGTAATAGCTTCACCATGCTCTTCAAGTACTGGAACTGTTGATTTAATAATTTCGATTGTTTTTTGATCTAGCATCTTCTATCTCTCCTAGTCAAGTTGTTATTATCGTTTACAATGTAATTATAGTAAAAACTAAGACGTCTCCTTGTGATTTGAATCACATATAATTTGTCTAATTTGTGACAATGCTTTTCCTTCGAAAAAAACGACCTTTCAGATTTGGATATAAGATTACTAAAAACCAATTATAATACTATACGTCTAAAGCGAGCGAAAACCTCTTACAGCTAAAATATACCCTTTTTAATGGAATTTATGTATTTGAAACGTAAAGTATGGACGTTTGAATATTCTTTCTATATAATAGTTCCATGAAACATATATTTCACAGAACTATATATTCGAATATTAAGACTCATAGTTAAGGGTGAACGATTATGTCAATCTTTCATAAAATTAATCAATCAGATGAACTACAAACTTTAGCAATTAACAATGACTATAGTGATGTCGAAAAAAACTATCACTATTTTTCTAACATGCCTCAATTTATACAGGCATATTTAATAAGTAGAATTTCTTTAAACTATTCAACAAATACCATTCAACGCTACATTTACGACTTTAAGTTTTTCTTCGAGTACGTGATCGAAAAAGCGAGTATTGAGCTTAATATGAATGACATTACGTTGGATGATTTTATAGCTTTGGAGCCCTCAGGCGTTAGAAATTACGTTCGTTATCTTGCGATTGAAAAAAAAAATAATCCAAAAACAATTAATAGAAAATTATCAGCGTTAAAATCTGTCTTCTCTTATTTGCAGCAACAAGATGTAATTATAAGTAACCCAATTGAAGGGATCGAAAGACCTAAAGTAGGACGTTCTGAGCCGGTATTCTTAACAAAACAGGAATGTAGTGAATTATTAACATTTATCAATAACGAAGATAATTATAAATCAAACAGAGAGAAATCTTATCAACAGTTATTTAAATATAGAGACATTACAATCATTCACTTAATGATGATGACAGGACTACGGATTTCAGAATTATGTAGCTTACAAGTACATAGTATTTCATGGCATCGGAAGGAAATTACAGTCATCGGTAAAGGTAGTAAACAAAGAAGTGTCCCCTTATCAGACGACACACTTAACAATATACAATTGTATCTACATAAGCTTGATGAAGACATTCGTCCCAAAAAACCAAATGATCCACTCTTTGTCGGTTATGATTTTAAATGGAAAAAACTAAAACTCGGAATTTCAGTTAGTGCAGTACAAAAGATGATCAATCGGCATCTAATTAGAGCAAAGGAACACCTGCCATTTTTGACATACAAACATATTACTGCACATAAACTCCGACATAGTTTTGCAACAGAGCTAGCTCAGCAAGGGGTTGATGTATTAACGATTCAAAATTTATTAGGACATGAATCTGTGGCAACAACTCAAATTTATGCACATATCCAAAGCGAAACGAAGAAAAAAGCAATCGCTCTACTTAATGAATGATAGATCATTTGCCTAATTATTGATGTACAATGCTTTTGCTAAATTACACAAATAAAAAGATATATATGATTGCAATGGTTTTGTTTAATAGGAGGTGAGCTGCCTCAACCTTCTCGAACGAAAAACTTCACAGCATCCCATAGGCACTATATTGATGAGCATTACACACACGTTATACAATCACTCAATAGAATCATTAAAAATTTAAGTTGATTATTAATCATAATCATACAAATAAAAAGGACTATATAAGTCAGAAAAGACACTTATATTAGTCCTTTTATTAGTTGCTTTCATAATCTTTGTATAAAAATACATATCTTCTACCTCTTAAGTTAATACTATACATAAATAATAAATATTTCCTGTTACAAAACATAGGAGAACAATCATGCAAGAAAAACTTTTTCCTTATCAAGTTGCAATCCTTATCTACATGACCCAAATTAGTGTAGGTATTTTTAGTTTACCTCGTGTTACAGCAGAAGCTTTTGGAACGAATGGCTGGATCGGAATAAGTATAGTATCAATGATTTTCATTGTGAATATTTTATTAATAGGGCTTGTATTTCATTATAGTAAAGGTAAATCGATCTTCCAGATTTTTAATAGTCATTTACCAAATTTCTTAGTAAAGCCATTTTATATTATTATTGCATTAATTTATAGTTCACTTAGCATTTTAATAGCTAAAAACTTTCAATTAATAATAGGTATGCAATATTATCCGACAATGCCAGCATCATTATTTGTAATTATGGTTTTATTTATCACCTACTGGCTCGTTAGGAGTGGTATATACCATATTGCAAAAGCTACGGTTGTTTTTTTTATAACAATTTTAATTGTTTTCGTATTGGGATACAATCTAGGAGAATTTAGACTAACAAGATTGACACCCTTTCTTTTTGAAGGAGAGAAAGAATTATTAAAAAAAGGTAATCAAGTTGCATTGCATTTCTTGGGTATTGAAATGTCATTATTTTTAATACCCTATTTCGCAAAAATAAAAGGAGCTTTTAAGCCAGTTTTATTTTCCCAATTATTACTTACTTTCATCTATTCTATAACGTGTCTGATTTCATTTGGTTTCTTTAGCTATGGACAATTATCAAATGAAACGTATCCGTTATTAACGATGTTTGAGTATATTGAGTTTCCTTTTATAGCGCGAGTTGAAGGGATTGTTATCCATTTATTTTTATTTGAAGTACTCATTACGATTATTGTATTTTTTTGGGGAGCCGACCAATTACTCCAACATGCAATACCTAAAATTTCTCCAAGGGTTTCGATCATATGCTTATTGCTCGTTTCTTTTTTATGCACAATTGTAGTAGATACACAAGTTGAATTAGAAAAGTGGATTTATTTTCTTCGTTCGGCTGAATTCATTATCGCATTCTTACTCCCAATTTTGCTTCTATTATTAATTAGCATTTCAGCATTACGAAAAAAACTTAAAAAATAGTCTAACATGTTATTGTGCAGTTACGTTTGCTATTAAGAAATAATAACACGACAACTTATATTTGTTTACATAATATTTTTATAGTATACCTTTATGATAACATAGATTATTTATGGATATTTGGTTATCAATTGTCCCAAATTACTACCAATAAAGCGGTTTTATATGTTAGTCATCGTTGTTCAGTTGAAAAGATCTCAAGAACGGAGCATGTGTGCGTGATTATACTAAAAACGACTAGCAACAATTTATAAGAAAAAAATAGACGTTTCTTTTCTTATCTATATTCATAAAATAATTGATTAAATATTTTAAATTCGTTGTTTACATAATAATTTTATAATATACAATCTCATTTCTTTTCTGTTAACTTCATTCTATGGAACACTTTCCCCTATTGAGGTGGTAAAATTAAATAAGGAACATAAATTGGGGGTTGAAGTGATGCCAGATTGGTCTTATCATCAAATATTTAAACCTGTAATAAAACACCTGTCGTCCACCACCTCTCGTGAGTTTATTCATAAAAGTATGAACATGGTTGCTTCACTCCCAGGTGGACACCATATTATAAACTTTTTGGGAAGAGAAGAATCCTCACCCCTACTTACGACAGAAGTTAGCAATATTCACTTCAATCACACTGTTGGCTTATCTGGAAAAATAGACCCTATGCTTTCTGGGACAAAAGCCTTTTCCAACTTGGGGTTTAGCTTTCTTGAGATTGGGCCTATCACGATAGCCTCAAAGAAAGGAACTCCCCCAGTAGTAAACTTTCAGGAAGAGGATATTACATTTTCTAATGACTTCGAATCCATTGGACTTGAGGCAACAAAACGAAAATTACATAAACTAAAGCCACAACAGAAACTATTAATGCGTTTAGTTGGAAATGAACAAGAACTTAACACGTTGATGTCAGAATTAGATGAGCTAGCTGATGTTTTTATCATTCAAGCAGACATGGCGATCAATGAGAACATTTTCTCTACGACTAAACCCATTTACGTCGCAACACCAATTCAATCTCTCAATGATCACACGCTCGACTTCTTTGAGACTTTCGATGGTATTGTATTAGATGAGGATTGGTTAACTACAAATATTACAGACGATCTGATAAAAAAAATAGGATACTTGAAAACAAGTGAGTTCACAAAACCTATTATTACGGTTGGAGGGGTTAAAGAGCCTAATGACGCCTTATTGCTTTTAGAAGCTGGTGCAGATTTAATCATGCTATCTAATGGTTATGTTTTCGCAGGTCCAGGCTTAACGAAGCGGATAAATGAAGCTGTATTAACAACTAGACAAGAAAAAATAACACCCGAATTAGGTTGGAAATATTATTGGTTGTTCGGTTTATTTATTTTCATAGGTGGTATAATCGCTCTTATTATTAGCTTGACGTCTGTTCTGTTGCCATATGATGAACAGTTCTTACGAATGAACAAGGAATCAATTTGGATTTTTAATGAACGAATTCTGTTATTTATGTCTCACGACCGAATGACGCTTGCTGGAACAATGATTTCAGGTGGCATTGTTTATATGAATTTAGCTTCATACGGTGTTAAAAAGGGGTTGCTATGGGCAAAACAAGCGATTGATCTAGCAGCTATAACAGGATTTCTCGGCATCTTTTTATTTATAGGGTATGGTTATTTTGATTGGCTTCATCTGCTGTTTTGGCTACTACTTTTACCCTTTTACGTGTTAGGATTTTTAAAAACGAAAGGACTTACTAATACCCCTACTTCTACGAATACAAAAAACCATAAAATATGGAAGCAAAGTTTATTTGGCCAACTTGCTTTTGTAATGTTAGGATTTTCATTTGTACTTGGGGGAGTTATTATTTCTTATATTGGTGTTACATCGGTATTTGTAGCGACAGATTTATTGTATATTTGCATGCCACCTGAAGTTATTCAAATGTTTAATGAGCGGTTAACCCCTGTAATCGCCCACGATCGTGCTGGTTTTGGCAGTGCTTTATTTAGTGTCGGGTTGTTAGTGTTAACGGTATCTTTATGGGGATTTCAACAAGGTAACAAATGGGTATGGTGGACTTTGTTCATTGGTGGCATCCCAGCTTTTATAACTGGGATTTCAATACATATAGCGATCGGCTATACGACTTTTATACACCTGTTACCAGCGTATATAGTATTAATCTTATTTTTTATTGGTCTAATATGGAGCTATCGATTTTTTCAAAAACGAACAGATTAAACCGGATAGTAAACTACAATAATATTAGTAGTTTACTATATTTTTTCTGAGAAATCCAAACGCTTCATTATCCAAGCATGAATTATGTTATGATGATATATCATAGCAAATCATAGAGAATACTATAGTGAAGCCAATAATTTATTCATTCGAAAACAACAAAAAAGACATGAACAAATGGGGGTAATAATAATGAAAAAATGGGCATTTGTTTCCGATTTCGATGGTACAATTTCGAAAAAAGACTTTTATTATATCGTCATCGAAAAATATTTTACACATGGTGAAGAGCTACGGAAGCAATGGAAGGCTGGAGATATAAAGGATATTGATTTCTTATCAACAGTATTTACATCCATCCATCAAGAAGAACAACAAATCATTGATGATATTCTTGCTATTCCGATTGATGAATACGTACCTACATTCATCGAACATGTTCAACAAAACGGTGGTGATTTTTATATTTTAAGTGCAGGAACTGACTATTACATAAAACATATTTTACAGAAATATCATGTATCTGACGTAGAAGTGCTTTCTAATAAAGGATTTTATCAAGATAGAAATGTGCATTTAAATATTGAACCAGAACATAGACATTACTCTGAACGGTACGGTATTGATAAAGCAAAAGTAATTCAAGAGTTAAAAGAACAATATGACCTTGTGTTTTTCGCAGGAGATAGTGAACCGGATTCCCATCCTGCTGCACACGCAGATATCACTTTTGCAAAGAATGGCCTACAGGATTTATTAAGTGAAAAGAAATTATCATATGTTGCTGTAGAAGCATTTACAGAAATTGAACAGTATTTGGTGAATAAAGGAATGATATCTCAATGATCAATCCTGTGACTTCTATACCTATCCCAGCTATTTTGGAAATACGGCAAGGGGCTTCGCTACATCTAGAACAAATTTTACAGAAGCATGGTTTTACAAATGGGGTTATTCTTTTCGATGATTTTACTTACCATACATATAAAGATACCATTCAACAATCGATTACAACGTTGAAGTTAGATATGAAACTGTTAACAAGTAATTTGCATATACAAGCACTTATCAAAACTGCCTTTGAGATGGAACGTTATGAAGTCGTTTTGGCAATGGGCGGTGGAACAATCATTGATTATGGAAAATATATTGCTTTTTCTAGAAGAGTACCATTTATAAGTATACCTACCTCAGCGTCCAATGATGGATTTGCAAGCAGTAATTGTTCTATCGAGGTTAATGGCAAGAAAACAACGGTACCCGCAAAAGTCCCTTATGGTATTATTGCTGATTTGCAAATTATAGAACAAGTGCCTAAGCGATTCATTTTAGCAGGTATCGGTGACTTAATGTCAAATATCACTGCATTGTATGATTGGGAATTTGAAGAAAACCATGGGGTGAGTTCTGTTAGCGCTTTTGCATCAATGCTTAGTAAAAAAGCTGTAAATAGCTTTATACGGACCCCGATGAATGAAATAAGTAACCCCATTTTTTTAAAGGAATTAATTAGTTCCTTGACTATGGGTGGAATTTCAACAGCGATAAGTGGCAATAGTTCTCCTATTAGTGGTTCAGAACATCTTATATCTCATGCACTTGATAAAATATCCACTGAACCACAAATGCATGGGATTCAAGTAGGCCTCGCTACATATATTATGGCTAATGTACAATGTCATCGTGCAGAACGAATGATGAAAGTATTTACTAGAACTGGCTTTTTTGAATATATAAAAACCTTACACTTACATAAAGATGAATACCGACAAGCCATTGAAATCGCTCCAACAATTAAACCGAATCGATATACATATTTGCATGATGAAGAGTATCGGCAGCAAGCCTTGCAATTTCTAGAGGTAGACCCTATGTTGCAACAAATTTTTGGGTGCTAAAGGGGTATGACCCCCACTGCGTTATAGTGGTGGAGGTCATACATTACTACGAAATTGATCAACTAAAAGTGTTTACAGCTCAAATCCTTTAGTTTATAGATTAATTTTCTGCATTTATGTGTCAAATCTTTTAGTTTATCGGTCAATTCAGATTGTTTATCGGTCGACGGACAAAATTAAACGAATATCATAAGAACTACCGGAGTGTGAAATCACCAGAAGAAATATCAACAATTAATTCATGATCCCCAGATCCAATCGTGCCAATTATCCGATCATCAGATTTTTCGTCATAGCTCACACCATCTAGCTCAACTATTCCATCACCTGAACTACTTCTAAAATTAATGTATAGAGATGACGGGGACTTTACAAATTTAATATCTACATCACCACTTGAAGCATCTGCGGTAATGTTACCAGAAGATTGATCATTAAATATAGAAATATCTCCAGATGCATTATGTGCTTTAACATCACCTATCACATTAGTTAAAATCATATCACCAGATGATGCCTTAAATGATGAATGAACAGCTTGCTGATCATCTACTGTAATATCTCCAGATGCAGTTGTTACAAAGATTCGATCAGCTTCTATGCCACCTATTTCAATATCTCCCGATGCTGCTGATACATTAAATTGAGAAGCCTTTATTTGTTCAGCTTCAATATCACCTGACGCTGTGTGTACTGTAACTGATTCATATAACTTTGTAGGCAAAAATACTGATACAGTAGTATCCACTATAGATATACCAATATGAAAATAAGTATCTGGATTTTTAAACTTTACCTTCAGCAAATCATCTTTTTCTTCTACTTCTAATTGAAATTTATCTTTCAGCTTTTCACTTACTTTACCATTCACCTCAATAGTAAAGCGATCATCGTCAGAAGGTAAAACTTCTATATCAGTTGATGTAAAATCTATTTCAATTTTTTCTATCTCTTCATTCTGAACTACTTTTTTATCATGTAATGTTACCGTATTAAATGATAGGCCTCCTGTTGTATTAACTGAAACAACTGTTCCAACAATTCCTATAAGAAATACTACTAGTAACCCAAGTAACAGTTTTTTCATACTGTCTGACCTCCTTTTATAATATGAATGTTAAATTTAATGTAGCGGAGAATAATATTATATAGATACTTTCCGACCTTTATCATACCTATCCCCATTAATAAACCTAAGCTACATAACGTGATTGCCACAAAGAAGTTAACAGCTAAACTCCCTACTGCACCATTAAATAGTAACGATACTATGAGTAAAACTGGCGAAAGTGTTAGCGCAATAGCAACTCCACATAACGCAATATATACACCTAATAAACCTAATACAGGACCCAATACAAATACAATATTAATAAAACTAAGACTTGTTGTAGCAAAAATTGCGTTCATCATATTTGAAACTGACTTA
This sequence is a window from Cytobacillus sp. IB215665. Protein-coding genes within it:
- a CDS encoding tyrosine-type recombinase/integrase; amino-acid sequence: MSIFHKINQSDELQTLAINNDYSDVEKNYHYFSNMPQFIQAYLISRISLNYSTNTIQRYIYDFKFFFEYVIEKASIELNMNDITLDDFIALEPSGVRNYVRYLAIEKKNNPKTINRKLSALKSVFSYLQQQDVIISNPIEGIERPKVGRSEPVFLTKQECSELLTFINNEDNYKSNREKSYQQLFKYRDITIIHLMMMTGLRISELCSLQVHSISWHRKEITVIGKGSKQRSVPLSDDTLNNIQLYLHKLDEDIRPKKPNDPLFVGYDFKWKKLKLGISVSAVQKMINRHLIRAKEHLPFLTYKHITAHKLRHSFATELAQQGVDVLTIQNLLGHESVATTQIYAHIQSETKKKAIALLNE
- the hmpA gene encoding NO-inducible flavohemoprotein, with the protein product MLDQKTIEIIKSTVPVLEEHGEAITTRFYELMFGNHPELLNIFNHANQKQGRQQKALASAVYNAAKYIDNLEAIIPVVKQIGHKHRSLGITAEQYPIVGKHLLLAIKDVLGDAATDEIMNAWETAYGVIADAFISVEADMYQEAEQSHGGWKDFRKFIVDRKVKESDVITSFYLKPEDKQAISSFIPGQYISVKCSIEGEEYTHIRQYSLSDAPNKGYYRISVKRETGQGDIPDGKISNYLHDVVQEGDILSLSAPAGDFVLNTDQQSDVVLLSGGVGITPMVSMLNTIADTQPERKVTFIHAAINGNVHAMKDEVSAVTTKNEHISAYYSYNAPTVDDITNNAFDHEGFITLDWLQQIVHNTNADFYFCGPLPFMKTVYQLLKEIGVPQDKIHYEFFGPASDLEG
- a CDS encoding HAMP domain-containing sensor histidine kinase, producing MLRHKEIQLFLFIMCLISLCATTLAALLSIRAMVLIFICSVLLVASNLIFTRRRYQEIETLSHYLRRISSGDYTLDVRDNEEGELSILKNNIYKVTSMLSEHKSLLQQDKSKLTDAISDISHQLKTPLTSMMVMTDLLSDNELPTAKRNEFTHNLRIQIERIEWLVSSLLKISKIDAGTVQFKKDRINVKKLIQKSLDPVLIPVDIKEQQLSINGEGTTSFIGDLNWTAEAIINILKNCVEHTPDGGAITISFSENTLFTELIIADNGKGIPKEDIPYIFKRFYKGKNANTDSIGIGLAIAYSIITSQNGDIEVQSKVGEGTRFLIKFYKQVI
- a CDS encoding response regulator transcription factor, with the translated sequence MKILIVEDDKTIASGLEYSLQEENYATILCHDVACAKKVVTNQLDELALCLFDLSLPDGSGYDLCRIVKKQADVPVIFLTAVDDEVNVVMGLDMGADDYITKPFRIRELLSRIRSVLRRYEKQTQTKSVITIEKVQINTNEGKVYKNGVEIALTALEYRLLLIFANHIGQVLSRNQLLEQIWDVAGDFVNDNTLTVYIKRLREKLEDHPQKPTIIKTIRGLGYRVGE
- a CDS encoding ABC transporter ATP-binding protein, with translation MEILKIDNLSKIYGKGDTAVKALDHVSFSINKGEFVAIIGPSGSGKSTLLHMLGGVDRPSSGKVLVDNTDIYQLNETQLAVFRRRQIGLIYQFYNLIPILTVEENITLPLLLDGHKVDNKLLYEIVTTIGLNNRLGYLPNQLSGGQQQRISIGRALISNPSIMLADEPTGNLDSKNSNEVINLLKLFNKKYNQTLIVITHDEKIALQADRIISIEDGRVVKNEVIRP
- a CDS encoding GerAB/ArcD/ProY family transporter, which encodes MQEKLFPYQVAILIYMTQISVGIFSLPRVTAEAFGTNGWIGISIVSMIFIVNILLIGLVFHYSKGKSIFQIFNSHLPNFLVKPFYIIIALIYSSLSILIAKNFQLIIGMQYYPTMPASLFVIMVLFITYWLVRSGIYHIAKATVVFFITILIVFVLGYNLGEFRLTRLTPFLFEGEKELLKKGNQVALHFLGIEMSLFLIPYFAKIKGAFKPVLFSQLLLTFIYSITCLISFGFFSYGQLSNETYPLLTMFEYIEFPFIARVEGIVIHLFLFEVLITIIVFFWGADQLLQHAIPKISPRVSIICLLLVSFLCTIVVDTQVELEKWIYFLRSAEFIIAFLLPILLLLLISISALRKKLKK